The sequence below is a genomic window from Salicibibacter cibarius.
CGTCCGAGCCCAGTCCTACAAGGATCGAAGCAAGGATTCTCGCACGACCTCGTTTCTTGCGCACTTTTTGGTACAGCTGGTTCAACGTATAGGATTCCCCTTCATAGGTGTAGTGAATCTTGGGGGAACGCTTGATCATACAAACAACATCCAGGGGATACTGAGTAACCACTCGTTTGATGATCGAAGGATACGCAAACCAGCTATCGAAAAGGAGCGTTTTAGCACCAAGCTTCGCAGGGTTGATGTCATCCAACAAGCTGAACAACGTTTGTGTCCCTTTCTGCAGCGCTTCTTGTCGGCGGCGATACCCCACCTCCCGGTGCATCAGGTAGACGGTCAGCTTCAAGCGTCCGGTAAAGATTTTTCCCTTGAAGAACGAGAGAAAAGATAAATTGCACAAGGACGGGCGCAGAAAATCCTTTTTCTTTATGAATATTGGATTGATACAAAAACGTACCAACTTTGGCCTGTTTGAAAAAGCGCGTCACTCGAAATTGATATTGGTCATTTTGATAAGAATCTGGTACCATGGAAGCCACAGAAAACATCCTTTCTTTGGTTTCGGTGGTTGTACCTTTATTTTACCAAAGAACAGGGTGTTTTTTGCTTTTTTTGGATAAAAAATCTGCCGCAAATCCTGATTTTATAAGGATTTACCTGTGATTTTTAGCTCCGAAAGTTGAGTGAAACAATAAAAAAAGCAACTTGCCCTTTTTTGACAAGCTACCTTTTCTCACATGGCTCACTATTTAATTCACCCTACAAAGTGACTGACCATCATTCAATACTCTGTCAACTTCCTCTGCGATCAGCATGGCTGTCCGGGATTGTGCTTCTATTGTTAATCCAGCAATATGTGGGGATAAACGGATGGATCTTACTTGAGCAAGTGGAGAATCCTTCTCTATTGGTTCCTTTTCAAGTACATCAAGATAGGCTCCTGCTATTTGATTTGCCTCAACTGCTTCCACAAGATCCTGTTCATGTATAAGTCCTCCTCTTGCTGAATTAATCACATAGGCATGTTGTTTCATTAGCGAGAAATTATCTCGATTGATCAAATGCTTCGTCGCTTTCGTCAATGGAACATGCAAGGAAATAAAATCGGATTCTTTTAAAAGATCTTCCAATTTTTCCATTTGATGAATTCCCGTTTCCTGTACTACATGATCAAATGGAGCCACAAACGGATCAAATCCTACCACTTTCATCCCAAATGCTTTTGCTCGCTTTGCAACACGGTGGGCAATTTCACCCATTCCAATAAGGCCAAGTGTACGGTTATTCAGCTCATACCCCGTGAAAAATTTACGATCCCAATTTTCTTGACGAACATCAGCATCCGCTTCAGACAACGGACGCGAAGCATCAAGCATCGCTGCCATCACATATTCGGCAACCGAGGTCGCATTTGCATTTCTAGCTGAGATAATCGGAATATTTCGTTCCTTCGCTCCTTGTAAATCGATATTATCCAATCCGACACCAAGGCGGCCAATAACCTGCGTTTTTCCAGCCAACTCAAGAAATTCCGTATCCACCTTTGTTTCATTGCGTACGATAAGTGCATCATATTCAGGGAGCAAGCTAAGCAATTCCCTACGTTTTCTGCTCAGCACCATATCATAATCCACGGAATGCCCTCTCTTTTTAAGTTCTTCAATCCCATCTTCCCACATTAGTTCCGTTACTAGGATCTTCATTTAATGTTCTCTCCTCCTAATAAAATATTCATTCTATTATGCCTACTCCATCTTGCTTGACAACAAGGTCGCACGGTCTTCGTAATACTATTGCCAAAAATATGAGCGAAAATTATGAACAAAAGATCGATCATCACTAATGACATGGGAAGTTACTACATAGTTCATTCTATATAAAACATTAAAGAAGATTTTCTTACTATGCTTGTTCATGTAGAGGATGATTTCCGGATTTGTTTATCATTTTTTGGAGTAAATAGGCGACTACCAATAGGGCAATACCCCCTAAGCTCACGTAAAAATTAGGAATCACTAGCAGTATTGCGGTAATGAATAAAAGAATTCTTTCATACCAAAATGTTTGCCGAATCCACCATCCTTCAGCAGCAGCGGCTAAAGCAAACACACCGATGACAGCTGTAGCCACATTAATTGCAATCTCAAGCGGGGTTCCGACCAACAACAAAGATGGTCCATACACAAACATAAAAGGAACAACAAAACCGGCAACTCCAAGACGCAGTGCTGTGAGACCGGTTTGAAGTGGATTACTATTAGCAAGTCCAGAAGCTGCAAATGCTGCTAACGCCACTGGGGGAGTGATCGCAGACAATATCGCAAAGTAAAAAACGAATAGGTGTGCTGAAATCGGCTCAACGCCAAGCTCTATCAATGCTGGTATCGTCAAGGGTACCTGAATAATATAGGCTGCCACTGTAGGCAATCCAAGTCCCAAGATTATGGAAGCAATCATTGTGAAAATTAATGTGATAAATAAGTTTCCGCCAGCTAGTTCTATAATCATACTACTGAATTGTAAACCAATATCAGTTAAACCAATAACTCCAATAATAAATCCAGCCGAGGCACATGCGAGTGCTGTTTCAAGCGCAGCACGAGCACCTGAATCTAGAGCTTTAAAAACAGTTTTCACTGATAATCTAGTTGCTGCTTTAATAGCTGCGACGACAATAACTGAGCCAATCGCAAACAATCCCGCTCGCATTGGAGAATACCCGGCTACTAACATTCCGATAATCACAAGTAATGGTATAGCAAAGTGAAAGCCTTCTTTAAGCACTTTACCCAAAGGAGGAATGAGAGAGGGCTCCA
It includes:
- a CDS encoding hydroxyacid dehydrogenase, producing the protein MKILVTELMWEDGIEELKKRGHSVDYDMVLSRKRRELLSLLPEYDALIVRNETKVDTEFLELAGKTQVIGRLGVGLDNIDLQGAKERNIPIISARNANATSVAEYVMAAMLDASRPLSEADADVRQENWDRKFFTGYELNNRTLGLIGMGEIAHRVAKRAKAFGMKVVGFDPFVAPFDHVVQETGIHQMEKLEDLLKESDFISLHVPLTKATKHLINRDNFSLMKQHAYVINSARGGLIHEQDLVEAVEANQIAGAYLDVLEKEPIEKDSPLAQVRSIRLSPHIAGLTIEAQSRTAMLIAEEVDRVLNDGQSLCRVN